One window of Calonectris borealis chromosome 28, bCalBor7.hap1.2, whole genome shotgun sequence genomic DNA carries:
- the UHRF1 gene encoding E3 ubiquitin-protein ligase UHRF1 isoform X2: protein MWIQVRTMDGKETHRVDSLSKLTKVEGLRLRIHEVFGVEPHRQRLFYRGKQMEDGHSLFDYSVGLNDIVQLLVRQSPAVLPAVSKEKDSELSDTDSGCGSGQSESDKSSHNGEGAMELEGQPSTAAQPDWTDPGFGLYKINDLVDARDMNMGAWFEAQVVNVTRKKPTNESADSCTDPDQPTAIPEEDVIYHVKYEDYPENGVVELSSNDVRARARTILKWHQLEVGQVVMVNYNPDEPKERGFWYDAEILQKRETKMIKEINAKILLGDAGDSLNDCRITLVDEIYKIEEPGSACPISASPLKRQNGPVCKACKDNPNKTCRICACHICGGKQDPDKQLMCDECDMAFHIYCLNPPLSSIPDDEDWYCPECRNDASEVVLAGEKLKESKKKQKMASANSSSRRDWGKGMACVGRTKECTIVPSNHYGPIPGIPVGTMWKFRVQVSESGVHRPHVAGIHGRSNDGAYSLVLAGGYEDDIDHGNSFTYTGSGGRDLSGNKRTAEQSCDQKLTNMNRALALNCSAPINDKNGAEAKDWRAGKPVRVVRNVKGGKHSKYAPVEGNRYDGIYKVVKYWPETGKSGFLVWRYLLRRDDEEPAPWTKEGKDRMKKLGLTMQYPEGYLEAVANKDKEKENNGDDEFDTPGKGKRKRKSAGGEEKLITSPTGTPKKTKVEPYKLTSQQKSLIKSDEANEKLWNEVLEALKDGPKFLSKVEEAFLCICCQEVVFRPVTTVCQHNVCKDCLDRSFKADVYSCPACRYDLGKNYTMQVNETLQTILTQLFPGYGSGR, encoded by the exons ATGGAAGATGGTCACTCCCTTTTCGATTACAGCGTTGGACTGAACGATATCGTTCAGCTCTTGGTCAGACAAAGCCCAGCAGTGCTTCCTGCTGTTAGTAAGGAGAAGGATTCTGAACTCTCCGACACAGACTCTGGCTGTGGCTCAGGCCAAAGCGAATCTGACAAAAGCTCTCACAACGGAGAAGGTGCcatggaactggagggacagccGAGCACAGCGGCGCAGCCTGACTGGACTGACCCGGGATTTGGTCTCTATAAG ATAAATGACTTGGTCGATGCTCGAGATATGAATATGGGAGCATGGTTTGAAGCCCAGGTTGTAAATGTaaccagaaaaaaacctacaaatgAATCAGCTGACAGTTGCACAGATCCTGATCAGCCGACAGCCATTCCTGAAGAAGATGTAATATACCACGTGAAATATGAGGA TTATCCAGAGAATGGAGTTGTAGAATTGAGTTCGAATGATGTACGGGCTCGTGCACGGACTATTTTGAAGTGGCACCAGCTAGAAGTAGGACAGGTGGTGATGGTCAACTATAATCCCGATGAGCCGAAAGAGAGAGGTTTTTGGTACGATGCGGAGATTCTGCAAAAACGGGAAACAAAAATGATTAAGGAGATAAATGCAAAGATCTTACTTGG GGATGCTGGTGATTCCTTGAATGACTGCAGAATTACATTAGTGGATGAAATTTATAAAATTGAAGAACCAGGCAGTGCTTGTCCAATTAGTGCCAGTCCATTAAAAC GACAAAATGGACCTGTGTGTAAAGCTTGTAAGGACAACCCGAACAAGACCTGCAGAATTTGTGCTTGCCATATCTGTGGAGGTAAACAAGATCCAGATAAACAGCTAATGTGTGATGAGTGTGATATGGCTTTCCACATCTACTGCCTCAACCCTCCCCTTAGTAGTATACCAGATGATGAGGATTG GTATTGCCCTGAATGTCGAAATGATGCAAGTGAAGTGGTTTTAgcaggagagaaattaaaagaaagtaaaaagaaacaaaagatggcATCTGCTAATTCATCCTCGCGGAGAGACTGGGGCAAG GGCATGGCATGTGTTGGTCGCACAAAGGAATGTACCATTGTCCCCTCAAACCACTATGGACCAATTCCTGGGATTCCGGTTGGCACCATGTGGAAGTTCAGAGTTCAG gtgagcGAATCTGGTGTTCACAGGCCCCACGTAGCAGGTATACATGGCAGAAGTAATGATGGTGCCTATTCCTTGGTTCTGGCAGGAGGCTACGAAGATGACATA GATCATGGAAATTCCTTCACATATACAGGGAGTGGAGGGCGCGATCTTTCTGGAAACAAACGCACAGCGGAACAGTCCTGTGATCAAAAACTCACCAATATGAACAG AGCTCTGGCTCTGAACTGCAGTGCCCCCATCAATGACAAAAATGGAGCTGAAGCCAAGGACTGGAGAGCTGGGAAGCCAGTCCGAGTGGTGAGGAATGTAAAAGGAGGCAAACATAGTAAATATGCTCCTGTAGAAGGGAACAGATATGATGGAATATATAAG GTTGTGAAATACTGGCCTGAGACAGGGAAATCTGGATTTTTAGTGTGGCGTTACTTACTTAGGAGGGATGATGAAGAACCTGCTCCTTGGACCAAAGAAGGAAAGGACAGGATGAAAAAGCTTGGCCTAACAATGCAG TATCCTGAAGGATATTTGGAAGCTGTTGCaaacaaagataaggaaaaagaaaataatggagaTGATGAGTTTGATACCccggggaaaggaaaaaggaaaaggaaatcagcAG gtGGGGAGGAAAAACTCATTACCTCTCCTACAGGGACTCCAAAGAAAACTAAAGTTGAGCCATACAAGCTGACATCTCAGCAAAAATCTCTTATAAAAAGTGATGAAGCCAATGAAAAACTGTGGAATGAAGTACTAGAAGCTCTCAAAGATGGACCG AAATTTCTAAGTAAAGTTGAAGAGGCCTTCTTGTGTATTTGCTGTCAGGAGGTTGTGTTTCGGCCAGTCACAACTGTATGCCAACACAATGTGTGCAAG GATTGTTTGGATAGATCCTTCAAAGCTGATGTGTACAGTTGTCCAGCCTGCCGCTATGATCTTGGCAAAAATTATACCATGCAAGTGAACGAGACACTGCAGACCATTCTAACTCAGCTCTTTCCTGGATATGGCAGTGGACGGTGA
- the UHRF1 gene encoding E3 ubiquitin-protein ligase UHRF1 isoform X1, producing MDSGCVLRTGAMWIQVRTMDGKETHRVDSLSKLTKVEGLRLRIHEVFGVEPHRQRLFYRGKQMEDGHSLFDYSVGLNDIVQLLVRQSPAVLPAVSKEKDSELSDTDSGCGSGQSESDKSSHNGEGAMELEGQPSTAAQPDWTDPGFGLYKINDLVDARDMNMGAWFEAQVVNVTRKKPTNESADSCTDPDQPTAIPEEDVIYHVKYEDYPENGVVELSSNDVRARARTILKWHQLEVGQVVMVNYNPDEPKERGFWYDAEILQKRETKMIKEINAKILLGDAGDSLNDCRITLVDEIYKIEEPGSACPISASPLKRQNGPVCKACKDNPNKTCRICACHICGGKQDPDKQLMCDECDMAFHIYCLNPPLSSIPDDEDWYCPECRNDASEVVLAGEKLKESKKKQKMASANSSSRRDWGKGMACVGRTKECTIVPSNHYGPIPGIPVGTMWKFRVQVSESGVHRPHVAGIHGRSNDGAYSLVLAGGYEDDIDHGNSFTYTGSGGRDLSGNKRTAEQSCDQKLTNMNRALALNCSAPINDKNGAEAKDWRAGKPVRVVRNVKGGKHSKYAPVEGNRYDGIYKVVKYWPETGKSGFLVWRYLLRRDDEEPAPWTKEGKDRMKKLGLTMQYPEGYLEAVANKDKEKENNGDDEFDTPGKGKRKRKSAGGEEKLITSPTGTPKKTKVEPYKLTSQQKSLIKSDEANEKLWNEVLEALKDGPKFLSKVEEAFLCICCQEVVFRPVTTVCQHNVCKDCLDRSFKADVYSCPACRYDLGKNYTMQVNETLQTILTQLFPGYGSGR from the exons ATGGAAGATGGTCACTCCCTTTTCGATTACAGCGTTGGACTGAACGATATCGTTCAGCTCTTGGTCAGACAAAGCCCAGCAGTGCTTCCTGCTGTTAGTAAGGAGAAGGATTCTGAACTCTCCGACACAGACTCTGGCTGTGGCTCAGGCCAAAGCGAATCTGACAAAAGCTCTCACAACGGAGAAGGTGCcatggaactggagggacagccGAGCACAGCGGCGCAGCCTGACTGGACTGACCCGGGATTTGGTCTCTATAAG ATAAATGACTTGGTCGATGCTCGAGATATGAATATGGGAGCATGGTTTGAAGCCCAGGTTGTAAATGTaaccagaaaaaaacctacaaatgAATCAGCTGACAGTTGCACAGATCCTGATCAGCCGACAGCCATTCCTGAAGAAGATGTAATATACCACGTGAAATATGAGGA TTATCCAGAGAATGGAGTTGTAGAATTGAGTTCGAATGATGTACGGGCTCGTGCACGGACTATTTTGAAGTGGCACCAGCTAGAAGTAGGACAGGTGGTGATGGTCAACTATAATCCCGATGAGCCGAAAGAGAGAGGTTTTTGGTACGATGCGGAGATTCTGCAAAAACGGGAAACAAAAATGATTAAGGAGATAAATGCAAAGATCTTACTTGG GGATGCTGGTGATTCCTTGAATGACTGCAGAATTACATTAGTGGATGAAATTTATAAAATTGAAGAACCAGGCAGTGCTTGTCCAATTAGTGCCAGTCCATTAAAAC GACAAAATGGACCTGTGTGTAAAGCTTGTAAGGACAACCCGAACAAGACCTGCAGAATTTGTGCTTGCCATATCTGTGGAGGTAAACAAGATCCAGATAAACAGCTAATGTGTGATGAGTGTGATATGGCTTTCCACATCTACTGCCTCAACCCTCCCCTTAGTAGTATACCAGATGATGAGGATTG GTATTGCCCTGAATGTCGAAATGATGCAAGTGAAGTGGTTTTAgcaggagagaaattaaaagaaagtaaaaagaaacaaaagatggcATCTGCTAATTCATCCTCGCGGAGAGACTGGGGCAAG GGCATGGCATGTGTTGGTCGCACAAAGGAATGTACCATTGTCCCCTCAAACCACTATGGACCAATTCCTGGGATTCCGGTTGGCACCATGTGGAAGTTCAGAGTTCAG gtgagcGAATCTGGTGTTCACAGGCCCCACGTAGCAGGTATACATGGCAGAAGTAATGATGGTGCCTATTCCTTGGTTCTGGCAGGAGGCTACGAAGATGACATA GATCATGGAAATTCCTTCACATATACAGGGAGTGGAGGGCGCGATCTTTCTGGAAACAAACGCACAGCGGAACAGTCCTGTGATCAAAAACTCACCAATATGAACAG AGCTCTGGCTCTGAACTGCAGTGCCCCCATCAATGACAAAAATGGAGCTGAAGCCAAGGACTGGAGAGCTGGGAAGCCAGTCCGAGTGGTGAGGAATGTAAAAGGAGGCAAACATAGTAAATATGCTCCTGTAGAAGGGAACAGATATGATGGAATATATAAG GTTGTGAAATACTGGCCTGAGACAGGGAAATCTGGATTTTTAGTGTGGCGTTACTTACTTAGGAGGGATGATGAAGAACCTGCTCCTTGGACCAAAGAAGGAAAGGACAGGATGAAAAAGCTTGGCCTAACAATGCAG TATCCTGAAGGATATTTGGAAGCTGTTGCaaacaaagataaggaaaaagaaaataatggagaTGATGAGTTTGATACCccggggaaaggaaaaaggaaaaggaaatcagcAG gtGGGGAGGAAAAACTCATTACCTCTCCTACAGGGACTCCAAAGAAAACTAAAGTTGAGCCATACAAGCTGACATCTCAGCAAAAATCTCTTATAAAAAGTGATGAAGCCAATGAAAAACTGTGGAATGAAGTACTAGAAGCTCTCAAAGATGGACCG AAATTTCTAAGTAAAGTTGAAGAGGCCTTCTTGTGTATTTGCTGTCAGGAGGTTGTGTTTCGGCCAGTCACAACTGTATGCCAACACAATGTGTGCAAG GATTGTTTGGATAGATCCTTCAAAGCTGATGTGTACAGTTGTCCAGCCTGCCGCTATGATCTTGGCAAAAATTATACCATGCAAGTGAACGAGACACTGCAGACCATTCTAACTCAGCTCTTTCCTGGATATGGCAGTGGACGGTGA